In Helianthus annuus cultivar XRQ/B chromosome 8, HanXRQr2.0-SUNRISE, whole genome shotgun sequence, a single genomic region encodes these proteins:
- the LOC110871635 gene encoding ribose-phosphate pyrophosphokinase 4 — translation MAASPSPPPPLPSPSPPHPNKLTPTFFHSSIHNNRSMNHNRARIHCQRNTSDNNGAHHYQQQKQQQHQWTVDCVAGSDPIHIILKPPAPATSPIQMNSGLKSFKKVCLFYADEMEALAQRIAAQSDAIELRSINWRKFEDGFPNLSIPNAHGIRGEHVAFLASFSSPGVIFEQLSISYALPKLFISSFTLVLPFFPTGTSERMEDEGDIATAFTLARFLSNIPISRGGPTSVVIYDIHALQERFYFTDNVLPCFESGIPLLKSRLQQLPDSDNISIAFPDDGAWKRFHKQLQHFPVIICTKVREGDQRIVRIKEGDPKGRHVVIVDDLVQSGGTLIECQKMLAKHGAKKVSAYVTHGVFPKRSWERFKHDTGGQPDNGLTFFWITDSCPLTVKEVKNKPPFEVLSLASSIAATLQI, via the exons ATGGCCGCCTCTCCGTCGCCACCGCCACCGCTACCGTCACCGTCGCCACCACACCCGAACAAACTCACACCTACATTCTTCCATTCCTCTATCCACAACAACCGATCTATGAACCACAATAGGGCTCGAATTCATTGTCAACGGAACACATCTGACAACAACGGGGCCCACCACTACCAACAACAGAAACAGCAACAGCACCAGTGGACTGTTGATTGTGTTGCCGGAAGTGATCCAATTCACATTATTCTGAAGCCTCCGGCTCCTGCAACGTCTCCGATTCAGATGAATTCTGGATTGAAAAGTTTTAAGAAGGTTTGTTTGTTTTATGCGGATGAAATGGAAGCCCTAGCGCAGCGGATTGCTGCTCAGTCGGATGCGATTGAGCTAAGGAGTATTAATTGGAG GAAATTTGAGGATGGATTTCCAAACTTGTCAATACCTAATGCACATGGAATAAGAGGAGAACATGTAGCTTTTCTTGCATCATTTAGTTCTCCTGGAGTTATCTTTGAGCAACTATCAATTAGTTATGCATTGCCGAAACTCTTCATTTCGTCTTTCACTTTAGTCCTTCCGTTCTTCCCAACGGGGACTTCGGAACGCATGGAAGACGAAGGGGATATCGCAACGGCTTTCACTCTTGCTCGGTTCTTGTCAAACATTCCGATATCAAGGGGTGGGCCCACTAGTGTGGTGATATACGACATCCATGCCTTGCAG GAAAGATTCTACTTTACTGATAACGTATTACCATGTTTTGAGAGTGGGATCCCTTTGCTTAAAAGTAGGCTGCAACAGCTTCCCGATTCTGACAAT ATATCGATTGCTTTTCCAGATGACGGTGCTTGGAAACGGTTTCACAAACAGCTACAGCACTTTCCTGTG ATTATCTGTACAAAAGTTAGGGAAGGTGACCAACGAATCGTACGCATTAAAGAGGGAGATCCTAAAGGCCGTCATGTTGTGATAGTTGATGATCTTGTTCAGTCAGGGGGAACGCTGATTGAATGTCAG aaaatGTTGGCAAAACATGGAGCAAAAAAAGTGAGTGCATATGTGACCCATGGTGTTTTTCCTAAGCGGTCGTGGGAGCGGTTTAAACATGATACCGGAG GACAACCCGATAACGGGTTGACATTCTTTTGGATAACGGACTCGTGCCCTCTGACTGTGAAGGAAGTGAAGAATAAACCTCCATTTGAAGTCCTCAGTCTTGCTAGTTCCATAGCAGCTACTCTGCAAATATAA